A DNA window from Providencia huaxiensis contains the following coding sequences:
- a CDS encoding phage protease, with the protein MKKYIAACVAEILSQNLNEIQLFPAGEFRAVDGRPFECDHWLMTRELADVLIAHVAARQTPYVIDYEHQTLRAATNGQPAPAAGWFTALEWREGDGLYAVNVEWTDAAAAAITAKEYRFISPVFNYDKNGHVTVLLHAALTNTPAVDGMDEVMLAAASQFAALSQPTEEDLTVDEELIKELLSNLRWMLNLPATATAEDIKTELQKAIDLISNGQGTTVAANQSLVDLLKGKETLIADLSSKAYDPTKHVPLAGYLELQAKYNEALNAGQQQEVSGLIQAALSDGRLNTAMKDWAEDLGRKDPDALKGYLEKATPIAALTQLQSKGKAPAGAEQSTSVTTELTEDQLAICSQFGLDPEEFKKQLGE; encoded by the coding sequence TGTCGATGGCCGCCCGTTTGAATGTGACCACTGGCTCATGACCCGTGAACTCGCTGACGTTTTAATTGCGCACGTCGCTGCACGTCAGACACCGTATGTGATTGATTATGAGCACCAGACGTTGCGTGCCGCAACCAATGGACAGCCTGCGCCCGCAGCGGGTTGGTTTACGGCGTTGGAATGGCGCGAAGGCGATGGACTGTATGCTGTAAATGTAGAATGGACGGACGCGGCAGCAGCGGCCATTACCGCCAAAGAGTACCGCTTTATTTCCCCTGTCTTTAATTACGACAAAAACGGTCATGTGACAGTGCTGCTACATGCTGCCCTGACCAACACCCCCGCAGTAGATGGTATGGATGAAGTGATGCTTGCCGCTGCTTCTCAGTTTGCTGCACTTTCTCAACCCACCGAAGAGGATCTCACTGTGGATGAAGAACTCATCAAAGAGCTACTCAGTAATCTGCGTTGGATGCTGAATTTGCCTGCCACCGCCACGGCAGAAGATATCAAAACGGAACTGCAAAAAGCGATTGACTTGATTTCAAATGGTCAAGGCACGACCGTCGCCGCCAATCAAAGCCTCGTGGATTTACTCAAAGGCAAAGAAACCTTGATTGCTGACCTGTCCAGTAAAGCCTACGACCCAACCAAACATGTACCACTTGCAGGCTATCTTGAACTGCAAGCGAAGTACAACGAAGCGTTGAACGCAGGTCAACAACAGGAAGTGAGTGGTCTGATCCAGGCCGCGCTCAGTGATGGGCGTCTCAACACGGCCATGAAAGATTGGGCGGAAGACTTAGGGCGTAAAGACCCTGACGCCCTTAAAGGTTATCTCGAAAAAGCCACCCCGATTGCGGCATTAACACAACTGCAATCCAAGGGTAAAGCGCCCGCAGGTGCAGAGCAAAGTACCTCTGTGACCACGGAGCTGACCGAAGACCAGTTGGCGATTTGCAGCCAATTCGGGCTTGACCCCGAAGAATTTAAAAAACAGTTGGGAGAGTAA
- a CDS encoding DUF1834 family protein, whose protein sequence is MITQIENSIIQRLTLGMGRMLREVASYSGELDVDIGNIIRAFPAAWVTFGGITNSKYTSTSRQKVIVTGKFVVMVGDYNTRSDAASRTGGANLNEVGTYRHIHGVRRLLTGQDLGLTIDPLMPGVVRTLYNTQVNERALSIFACEFETRWHEQVLANGAWPEFTSNPDEADNLFNLYRGKLQQPDPDLLRVGLHYDPPGVGSAEAPADLVPTRKPTP, encoded by the coding sequence TTGATCACCCAAATTGAAAACAGCATCATTCAACGTCTAACGCTGGGTATGGGGCGTATGTTACGTGAAGTTGCCAGCTACAGCGGTGAACTCGATGTGGATATTGGCAATATCATCCGTGCGTTTCCGGCGGCTTGGGTGACGTTCGGCGGGATCACAAACAGCAAATACACAAGTACCAGCCGCCAGAAAGTGATTGTGACAGGTAAATTTGTGGTCATGGTGGGTGATTATAACACGCGCAGTGACGCTGCAAGCCGTACAGGTGGTGCTAATCTCAATGAGGTTGGCACGTATCGACATATACACGGTGTTCGCCGCTTGTTAACAGGGCAGGATTTAGGGCTGACCATCGACCCATTGATGCCTGGTGTTGTCAGGACGCTTTACAACACACAAGTCAATGAGCGGGCACTGTCAATTTTTGCCTGTGAATTTGAAACCCGTTGGCATGAGCAGGTTCTCGCGAATGGCGCTTGGCCTGAATTTACCAGCAACCCTGACGAAGCCGATAACCTTTTTAATCTTTATCGCGGCAAGCTTCAACAGCCCGACCCTGATTTATTGCGTGTCGGATTGCACTATGACCCACCTGGCGTTGGCAGTGCTGAAGCGCCTGCGGACTTAGTGCCGACAAGGAAACCCACACCATGA
- a CDS encoding DNA circularization protein: protein MSWQTDLQNASFRGVTFDVYNTKDSISREVATHEYPFIDGGDVMDLGRKPRNFRISAVFWGDNYKRDMDNLIAVLDEPGKGELIHPVHGSIPQAQCIEYSIGHEAENVDSCSLELVFLEANTGTQLAQAHPEQLGDDIFDKINQLSERMSDLFEQVMAPVNKGVRYLAKGKAALSGMMNTLIIMRGDFNGAFSDGVNYLSYPRAFINDLQSVLDVRTSAVGDLLNLKFPGVINTKQSNSYKGYSSPFMASNTPQNGYLPNASQTVNVEQGVNATTLLSAWSDSVAVVDELVSLPVALVQEERAATVPMPSNAQPADVQDLVVLYQVMAVAEIAAITTQVLADTVQPNQMSPADIELMVNEVRTLALQAIITLRTDYQPRTQSVSSDAEPIGLLWQGVVSSLKEVALGVQTLGLRVIEKRPPLTRKTLTAPANFHLLAHTWYGDYRRATELHRLNPQVRNPNFLQVGDIINAYAR, encoded by the coding sequence ATGAGTTGGCAAACTGATTTACAAAACGCCTCATTTCGAGGGGTGACCTTTGATGTGTATAACACCAAAGACAGCATATCCCGTGAGGTTGCAACCCATGAATACCCCTTTATTGATGGCGGTGATGTCATGGATTTGGGGCGCAAACCGCGTAATTTTCGCATCAGTGCCGTATTTTGGGGTGACAATTATAAACGTGATATGGATAACCTCATTGCGGTGCTTGATGAGCCAGGTAAAGGCGAGTTAATTCATCCTGTCCACGGCTCTATTCCGCAGGCTCAATGCATTGAGTACAGTATCGGTCATGAGGCTGAAAATGTGGATAGCTGTAGCCTAGAGTTGGTTTTCCTAGAAGCGAACACAGGTACACAACTCGCACAGGCGCACCCTGAGCAGCTTGGTGATGATATTTTTGACAAAATTAATCAGCTTTCCGAGCGCATGAGTGACCTGTTTGAACAGGTTATGGCTCCTGTAAATAAGGGTGTTCGGTATCTCGCAAAAGGTAAAGCGGCGTTATCAGGCATGATGAATACGTTAATTATCATGCGCGGTGATTTTAATGGCGCATTCAGTGACGGCGTGAATTATCTCAGTTATCCGCGTGCCTTTATTAATGATTTGCAATCAGTTTTAGACGTTCGCACCAGTGCCGTAGGCGATTTGCTTAATTTAAAATTCCCTGGAGTGATTAATACAAAGCAATCCAATAGCTATAAAGGCTACAGTTCGCCGTTTATGGCTTCAAATACGCCCCAAAATGGCTATCTTCCCAACGCTTCACAAACCGTCAACGTAGAGCAAGGGGTAAATGCGACCACGTTATTATCGGCGTGGAGTGATAGTGTTGCAGTGGTTGATGAATTGGTCAGTTTACCTGTTGCATTAGTGCAAGAGGAACGCGCGGCCACCGTCCCCATGCCAAGCAATGCGCAGCCTGCTGATGTGCAGGATTTGGTGGTGCTGTATCAAGTGATGGCCGTAGCTGAAATTGCAGCAATTACCACGCAAGTGCTTGCTGACACTGTACAGCCTAACCAAATGTCACCCGCTGATATTGAGTTGATGGTCAATGAGGTAAGGACGTTAGCATTACAGGCTATCATTACGTTACGCACGGATTACCAACCTCGCACACAATCGGTCAGCTCTGATGCTGAGCCTATCGGTTTATTGTGGCAAGGCGTCGTGTCATCCCTCAAAGAAGTTGCACTAGGCGTACAAACTTTGGGATTACGTGTTATTGAGAAACGCCCACCATTGACCCGTAAGACCCTCACTGCGCCTGCTAACTTTCATTTACTCGCGCACACTTGGTATGGCGATTATCGTCGTGCTACCGAACTGCACCGTTTAAATCCACAGGTTCGCAATCCAAACTTTCTACAAGTCGGAGATATCATCAATGCCTACGCCCGATAA
- a CDS encoding phage baseplate assembly protein, whose amino-acid sequence MPTPDNTELKDKITLLIGGTSHSDWQTYRIDSDFLKAADAWQLSLGLPEGNFPADAVRGAPVKVKINDDVVLSGRVDTVARDVSRRGVTLSLSGRDDSAILVDCAAPIFSARQLSLDEVIASIVRPLGIKKIRIQADGVTRNDRVHIEPGERAWDSLMKAAAGRGLHPWFDPDGTLVIGGPDYNQPPVADLIMRRDGQGNNLISLSDSRNIQGCFSELMVLAQSHATTTSNKKLPIKPVPLPDPNDKTPKAYTVTYDAAEDDTAAVSSASGQHSLKIKVTDPTVPYYRPQILTSGDVDNQEQLQYRAKKAMADARLSGLDIVAEVYGHRTPNGELWTPGQRVHIQSELHGIDDIFFLMGRTFIGGRPGGAVTQLRFKEDAVWIPDAFPKQKKGKKGSKKKGKDQIKPVDLPAQAGQ is encoded by the coding sequence ATGCCTACGCCCGATAATACCGAGTTAAAAGATAAAATCACCCTGTTAATTGGGGGCACATCACACAGTGATTGGCAAACTTACCGTATTGACAGTGATTTTTTAAAAGCGGCCGATGCCTGGCAATTATCCCTTGGGTTACCCGAGGGTAATTTTCCTGCGGATGCGGTAAGAGGTGCGCCCGTTAAAGTGAAAATTAATGATGATGTGGTGTTATCAGGCCGTGTTGATACTGTGGCGCGTGATGTTTCCCGTCGTGGTGTGACATTAAGCCTATCGGGTCGTGATGATTCCGCGATTTTAGTCGATTGCGCTGCACCTATCTTTAGCGCTCGTCAATTGAGTCTCGATGAGGTGATTGCCAGCATTGTACGGCCATTAGGGATTAAAAAAATCCGTATTCAAGCCGATGGAGTCACCCGTAACGACCGCGTGCATATTGAGCCTGGCGAACGTGCGTGGGATTCACTCATGAAAGCGGCGGCAGGTCGCGGTTTACACCCGTGGTTCGATCCAGATGGAACCTTGGTTATAGGTGGGCCTGATTATAATCAACCGCCTGTTGCAGACCTCATTATGCGCCGTGACGGGCAAGGTAATAACCTGATATCACTGTCCGATAGCCGCAATATTCAAGGCTGTTTTTCAGAGTTAATGGTATTGGCTCAAAGCCATGCAACCACGACCAGCAATAAAAAATTACCGATTAAACCTGTGCCATTACCTGACCCCAATGATAAAACACCCAAGGCATATACAGTCACATATGATGCGGCAGAAGATGACACGGCGGCCGTTTCGAGTGCATCTGGTCAGCATAGTTTAAAAATAAAAGTGACCGACCCAACTGTACCGTATTATCGCCCGCAAATTCTGACCTCGGGCGATGTTGATAATCAAGAGCAGCTCCAATACCGTGCCAAAAAAGCCATGGCCGATGCCCGCTTATCAGGTCTTGATATTGTAGCGGAGGTGTATGGTCACCGCACCCCGAATGGTGAGCTATGGACACCAGGGCAACGAGTCCACATTCAAAGTGAGTTACACGGTATTGATGATATTTTCTTTTTAATGGGGCGCACGTTTATCGGTGGTCGCCCAGGCGGTGCAGTAACGCAATTGCGCTTTAAAGAAGATGCTGTCTGGATACCCGATGCTTTCCCGAAACAGAAAAAAGGTAAAAAAGGCAGTAAAAAGAAAGGAAAAGACCAGATTAAACCTGTTGACCTACCCGCACAAGCAGGTCAGTAA
- a CDS encoding gp436 family protein, translated as MYATQDDMLKAFGERECVSLTDEAMTGQINAEVMIYALERASSEIDGYLVGRYALPFADGARILTGRCCDIARYHLATTYKMSTPEIQTRYDDAIRFFERVAEGKISLGRSDNGQVIKSSSQMKFGSSQRQFGRDSTRGGAF; from the coding sequence ATGTACGCCACACAAGATGACATGCTTAAAGCGTTTGGTGAGCGTGAATGCGTGAGCCTCACTGATGAAGCCATGACAGGACAAATCAATGCTGAGGTAATGATTTATGCGCTGGAACGCGCGAGCAGTGAAATTGATGGTTATCTTGTGGGGCGTTATGCGCTCCCCTTTGCAGATGGTGCTCGGATATTAACAGGGCGATGCTGTGACATTGCCCGTTACCATCTGGCAACAACGTATAAGATGTCCACGCCTGAAATCCAGACACGCTATGACGATGCTATTCGTTTTTTTGAGCGCGTGGCCGAAGGCAAAATTAGTCTGGGACGTTCCGATAACGGTCAAGTGATTAAGTCGTCTTCACAAATGAAGTTTGGGAGCAGTCAACGTCAGTTTGGCCGTGACTCAACGCGCGGAGGTGCATTTTGA
- a CDS encoding HI1506-related protein, whose protein sequence is MPIIITAKVNGFRRCGIAHSDTATEYPDDHFTKDQLNVLQSEPMLVVSVGDAGTEKTQPDAGAEKQIAALKAEVKRLTEENQALHAELALLKTPNASAEPSENKKSDDKPAPKGK, encoded by the coding sequence ATGCCGATTATTATTACTGCAAAAGTGAATGGGTTTCGTCGCTGTGGGATTGCGCACAGTGACACCGCGACGGAGTACCCAGACGACCACTTCACCAAAGACCAGTTAAACGTGCTGCAATCTGAGCCGATGCTTGTGGTCTCTGTGGGTGACGCGGGTACAGAAAAAACACAGCCTGATGCGGGTGCAGAGAAGCAAATTGCGGCACTGAAAGCGGAAGTGAAGCGCCTGACTGAGGAAAATCAAGCCTTACACGCAGAGCTTGCTCTCTTAAAAACGCCTAATGCGTCCGCAGAGCCATCCGAAAATAAAAAATCGGATGATAAACCCGCACCGAAAGGCAAGTAA
- a CDS encoding phage tail protein, with protein sequence MMLEEYAGAIVLEIDGREVEVTDMDVQEVTGRKLVKTMNKTGRAKGFMRGIATYELSISVVIPLNGDMDWGAIEGSKLTQYPISGSGGKRISYLDCFVTEVGEKYSTDNEAKRDLKLNALRKVIE encoded by the coding sequence CTGATGTTAGAAGAATATGCAGGTGCGATTGTTTTAGAAATTGACGGCCGCGAAGTGGAAGTTACCGACATGGATGTGCAAGAAGTCACAGGCCGTAAGCTTGTCAAAACCATGAACAAAACAGGACGTGCCAAGGGATTCATGCGCGGCATTGCTACTTATGAGTTGTCTATTTCTGTTGTGATCCCTTTAAACGGTGATATGGATTGGGGCGCGATTGAAGGCTCGAAGCTGACCCAATACCCGATTAGTGGCTCAGGGGGTAAGCGTATCTCATACCTTGACTGTTTTGTGACTGAGGTCGGGGAAAAATATTCCACCGATAATGAAGCAAAACGTGACTTAAAACTGAATGCGTTACGTAAGGTGATTGAATAA
- a CDS encoding DUF2635 domain-containing protein, producing MNTLLVKAAPTLRVSFEYQHRRYITDGEAVSVPDTAYYRRLLTNGDLVLVSKKATNKGQKS from the coding sequence ATGAATACACTGTTAGTGAAAGCCGCACCCACGTTACGGGTGTCATTTGAATATCAGCACCGTCGCTATATTACCGATGGTGAGGCGGTCTCTGTGCCAGACACCGCTTATTATCGCCGCCTATTGACTAACGGTGATTTAGTCTTGGTGAGCAAGAAAGCCACAAATAAAGGACAAAAATCATGA
- a CDS encoding phage tail tape measure protein, with protein sequence MAKEFKLSMVLSARDAASKVITKLMRDSTKESQNAEKAQEKLGKRQRTTAEEGIRQNRALGEEVRRQNRARETLGVRAERAIQREIQQTVAAYNRLARSGTLSIDEQSRAYSRMRQRVGELKTEMQGMNKLARLSDIGGSLTQIGGAMIAGGMAYAEPVKKQMSYEQRLAYMSNTAFSDRDAAGRQEGMKNLDALIRKSVAEGGGSIDEAAEVLSKLLSEGIFTDKEINGLLPLIQKYSTASGVQSLDLAAVSAALKKNFGISDPKDIKTALDMALKGGQEGAFELPDMAKWLAQQLSAANSVGMNGLDDFASIVAANQAVVSTAGTNDQAGNNLMNFLLKLNSRELGTAAERIKVDGYGIDLSGTLINAREKGIDPIDAFIGLTDKIAANNPKYKALQDKLNKTDQNDPEHQRTLAAMAKIAEGSAIGQLIGDQGTLMAVIGLKGQSEYRNEVKQKVLEQKNKGEGQGEGDIQFAVISAGNQFKTDQAGNAKQFAEMDSAKPVSDALGTLADKFTDFSKEFPTLTTAAMGAKTAIEAMTQAAVAFAALKFLFGGGSGLGGVLGGKGTPKPGMFNPIGGAGTGGLPVHVTNWRESGFNSQDKSLLAKFGTYATAIIDIENSDIVKENLKSLQDKHAKQFADEGLEGSKYPYLPAGIDIWLQKRDQRLEDNPIKVSPYLTGESASPFIKNERAIDKDVITFDTLEKSGVLQPLLDLTQALKNPPPPPVIEVRSVVELDGQQVAESVNRVNGQDAGRTTGGMFP encoded by the coding sequence ATGGCGAAAGAATTTAAGTTATCAATGGTGTTGTCTGCGCGTGATGCGGCATCCAAAGTGATCACAAAATTGATGCGCGATAGCACCAAAGAGAGCCAGAACGCTGAAAAAGCGCAAGAAAAACTCGGTAAGCGCCAACGCACCACCGCCGAAGAAGGCATACGCCAAAATCGGGCATTAGGGGAAGAAGTCAGACGTCAAAACCGTGCCCGTGAAACGCTAGGGGTTAGAGCTGAACGCGCCATACAGCGCGAAATTCAACAAACAGTCGCAGCTTATAACCGCCTTGCCCGTAGTGGCACACTCTCCATTGATGAGCAATCCCGTGCTTATTCACGTATGCGACAACGTGTAGGTGAGCTAAAAACCGAAATGCAAGGTATGAATAAACTGGCTCGCTTATCTGATATTGGTGGTAGCTTGACTCAAATCGGTGGAGCGATGATTGCGGGGGGTATGGCTTATGCTGAGCCAGTTAAAAAGCAGATGAGCTATGAGCAACGATTAGCCTATATGAGTAATACCGCATTCAGTGACCGTGATGCTGCTGGTAGACAAGAAGGAATGAAAAACCTTGATGCGCTTATCCGAAAATCTGTCGCTGAAGGCGGAGGCTCAATTGATGAGGCTGCGGAGGTATTAAGTAAATTGCTATCAGAAGGGATTTTTACTGATAAGGAAATCAATGGACTTCTTCCATTAATTCAAAAATATAGCACTGCATCAGGTGTTCAAAGTTTAGATTTAGCCGCCGTTTCTGCTGCATTAAAAAAGAACTTTGGTATTAGTGATCCAAAAGATATTAAAACTGCTTTAGATATGGCGCTTAAAGGTGGCCAAGAAGGTGCTTTTGAATTACCTGATATGGCTAAATGGTTAGCACAGCAACTATCGGCTGCAAATAGTGTAGGTATGAATGGACTCGATGACTTTGCATCAATTGTCGCTGCTAACCAAGCCGTAGTTTCAACAGCTGGCACAAATGACCAAGCAGGTAATAACTTAATGAACTTTCTGCTCAAATTAAATAGTCGAGAATTAGGCACTGCGGCTGAGAGAATTAAAGTAGATGGTTATGGTATTGACCTGTCAGGAACACTTATTAATGCGAGAGAAAAAGGTATTGATCCAATTGATGCTTTTATTGGTCTTACTGACAAAATAGCTGCTAATAATCCCAAATATAAAGCACTGCAAGATAAATTAAATAAAACAGATCAGAATGACCCTGAACACCAAAGGACATTAGCTGCAATGGCTAAAATAGCTGAAGGTTCCGCTATTGGTCAATTAATAGGAGATCAGGGCACACTGATGGCTGTTATCGGCTTAAAAGGCCAAAGTGAGTATAGAAATGAAGTAAAACAAAAAGTATTAGAACAAAAAAATAAAGGCGAAGGTCAAGGTGAAGGTGATATTCAATTTGCGGTAATCTCTGCGGGTAATCAATTTAAAACAGATCAAGCTGGCAATGCTAAACAATTTGCAGAAATGGATTCAGCCAAACCAGTATCTGATGCACTTGGTACATTAGCGGATAAGTTTACTGATTTTAGCAAAGAATTTCCTACCTTAACGACCGCAGCTATGGGAGCTAAAACGGCTATTGAAGCCATGACGCAAGCCGCTGTTGCTTTTGCTGCATTGAAATTTTTATTTGGTGGAGGGTCAGGCTTGGGCGGGGTTTTAGGTGGCAAAGGAACACCTAAGCCTGGCATGTTTAATCCTATTGGTGGCGCGGGAACAGGTGGGCTTCCTGTGCATGTTACCAACTGGCGAGAGAGTGGTTTTAATTCTCAAGATAAAAGCTTATTGGCTAAATTTGGAACTTATGCAACTGCAATAATTGATATAGAAAATAGTGATATTGTTAAAGAAAATTTAAAATCACTGCAAGATAAACATGCAAAGCAGTTCGCAGATGAAGGTTTAGAGGGTTCGAAATATCCTTATTTACCTGCGGGTATCGATATTTGGCTACAAAAACGTGATCAACGTTTAGAAGATAATCCAATCAAAGTTAGCCCATACTTAACGGGGGAATCCGCGTCACCTTTTATTAAGAATGAGCGAGCCATCGATAAAGATGTGATCACCTTTGACACCCTTGAAAAATCTGGTGTGCTTCAACCTTTACTCGATTTAACACAAGCTCTTAAAAACCCACCGCCACCCCCCGTTATTGAAGTACGCAGCGTGGTTGAACTCGACGGCCAGCAAGTGGCTGAGTCGGTCAACCGTGTTAATGGTCAAGATGCGGGTCGCACCACGGGAGGCATGTTCCCATGA
- a CDS encoding phage tail sheath C-terminal domain-containing protein, giving the protein MMTVTFDTIPGSIRKPGKYFEFNTRMATRTLPGNPQTLLIIASMLSTAQASPLMPLDIYDDDAAAVAFGAGSLAHIMAKAAIDANPYLQLQVIGIEEAAAGKKASATLTITAPATRGGTLSLFVCGERLDIPVETADTVSVLNQAVVDIVNANTHLPVVAALTGEANGTVTLTARQSGDWGNDIVIDVQSTAKGVTATVTAMVGGENNADIQPALDAVFAAGHNIISIPFSDKASLLKLRTHLEKVSGAMEQRGAIGTAGWTGTLSTGTTLASDINDGRTSVAWYPGSVKLPCQISAAYGAVIASEEDPARPLNTLELKGLDIAPVTKRAGRNEQENALHNGLTPLEVGAGNRVQIVRAITTYTRNVEGVEDTALLDLTTIRTLDYTRKACRERISQRFPRDKLNERTRVKVRSELLDVLIKLEEEEILENVEENKGLLLVERDGKDPNRLNAAIPADVVNGLHVFAGRIDLFV; this is encoded by the coding sequence ATCATGACGGTAACCTTTGATACCATTCCTGGCAGTATTCGCAAGCCAGGGAAATATTTTGAATTTAATACGCGTATGGCAACGCGCACGCTGCCAGGCAACCCCCAAACACTTTTAATTATTGCGTCAATGTTATCGACGGCGCAGGCGTCGCCATTAATGCCCCTTGATATCTATGATGATGACGCAGCCGCCGTTGCCTTTGGTGCGGGTTCGTTAGCGCATATCATGGCGAAAGCTGCGATTGATGCAAACCCCTATTTACAATTGCAGGTCATTGGTATTGAAGAGGCGGCCGCAGGTAAAAAAGCCAGTGCCACCTTGACTATCACCGCGCCTGCCACACGGGGTGGCACGCTCTCACTGTTCGTGTGTGGTGAACGCCTCGATATCCCTGTTGAAACAGCAGATACGGTATCTGTGCTTAATCAGGCGGTTGTAGATATTGTCAATGCGAATACTCACTTGCCTGTGGTCGCTGCGCTGACAGGTGAAGCCAATGGCACCGTGACGCTCACTGCGCGTCAATCCGGTGACTGGGGTAATGATATTGTTATTGATGTGCAATCGACGGCCAAAGGGGTTACAGCAACAGTGACCGCGATGGTCGGCGGTGAAAATAATGCCGATATTCAACCTGCGCTTGATGCCGTATTTGCGGCAGGTCATAACATTATTTCTATTCCATTTAGTGATAAAGCCTCGCTGTTAAAATTACGTACCCATTTAGAAAAAGTCAGTGGTGCTATGGAGCAACGCGGCGCAATTGGTACGGCTGGCTGGACAGGCACGCTCAGTACAGGAACCACTCTCGCCAGTGATATTAATGATGGTCGGACATCAGTCGCATGGTATCCAGGCTCGGTAAAATTACCGTGTCAAATCAGTGCGGCGTATGGTGCTGTCATTGCTTCGGAAGAAGACCCTGCGCGTCCACTCAACACCCTTGAACTGAAAGGGTTAGATATTGCCCCTGTGACCAAACGCGCGGGACGCAATGAGCAAGAAAACGCCTTACATAACGGCTTAACCCCACTTGAAGTGGGCGCAGGTAACCGTGTGCAGATTGTGCGCGCCATTACTACGTATACCCGCAATGTGGAAGGCGTTGAAGATACCGCGCTACTGGATTTAACCACCATTCGCACCTTGGATTATACCCGTAAGGCGTGCCGTGAGCGCATTTCGCAACGTTTTCCACGCGATAAACTCAATGAACGCACGCGCGTGAAAGTCCGCTCTGAGCTGTTGGATGTGCTGATTAAACTCGAAGAGGAAGAAATCCTCGAAAACGTGGAAGAAAACAAAGGGCTATTGTTGGTTGAGCGTGACGGTAAAGACCCTAACCGCCTAAATGCCGCTATCCCTGCCGATGTTGTCAATGGCTTGCATGTGTTTGCGGGTCGCATTGACCTGTTCGTCTAA
- a CDS encoding Mu-like prophage major head subunit gpT family protein → MIVNKANISALFVSINMTFNNALKDAPSTWQKIAMKVPSTGKSEDYSWLSNFPAMKRWVGEKVIKSLSAHKYTIENDDWEATIEVDRNDIEDDSTGKYAVQAKGAGRSAGMLADEIVYEVLNLGFERPCYDGQYFFDTDHPVGKNSVSNKGTKKLSIATQAAAMASYGAARTALRNMKDDEGRPLDVNPNILLVPPALEDIANALMTADRLEDGKVNIYKGTAEVVVSARITSDTAWFLLDTTQAVLPIIYQERKAPVLVEQTDMNSDGVFKRKKFLFGAEARAAGGYGFWQLAYGSTGSDA, encoded by the coding sequence ATGATTGTGAATAAAGCCAATATCAGCGCGTTATTTGTCAGTATTAATATGACATTTAACAATGCATTAAAGGATGCGCCTTCAACCTGGCAAAAAATCGCCATGAAAGTGCCGTCGACGGGGAAATCTGAAGATTACAGCTGGTTATCCAACTTCCCTGCGATGAAACGTTGGGTCGGTGAAAAAGTGATTAAATCACTCTCCGCCCATAAATACACCATCGAAAATGACGACTGGGAAGCCACTATTGAGGTCGACCGTAACGACATTGAAGATGACAGCACAGGTAAATACGCGGTTCAAGCCAAAGGTGCGGGTCGCTCTGCGGGCATGTTGGCTGACGAAATTGTCTATGAAGTGCTTAACCTCGGTTTTGAACGTCCGTGTTATGACGGCCAATACTTCTTTGATACTGACCACCCTGTAGGTAAAAACTCGGTTTCCAATAAAGGGACGAAAAAACTGTCCATTGCAACACAGGCAGCCGCCATGGCGTCTTACGGTGCAGCGCGAACGGCTTTGCGTAACATGAAAGACGACGAAGGTCGCCCGCTGGATGTGAACCCGAATATTTTACTGGTTCCCCCTGCGCTTGAAGATATCGCAAATGCCCTCATGACAGCTGATCGTTTAGAAGATGGCAAGGTCAATATCTACAAAGGTACTGCTGAAGTTGTCGTCTCGGCGCGTATCACCTCAGATACGGCGTGGTTCTTACTGGATACCACCCAAGCCGTTTTACCGATTATCTACCAAGAGCGCAAAGCGCCTGTGCTGGTTGAGCAAACCGACATGAACAGTGACGGCGTCTTTAAGCGTAAAAAATTCCTGTTCGGTGCCGAAGCACGTGCCGCAGGGGGCTATGGTTTCTGGCAGTTAGCCTATGGCTCAACAGGGAGTGATGCGTAA